The Gemmata palustris genome includes a region encoding these proteins:
- the pilM gene encoding type IV pilus biogenesis protein PilM has product MSNFIAIDLEASGVYAVAGTGGARGSVKLTHATAWTADDGDPPPALTLDTARAFGEALRAKLRAAGGPPAPVLVSIGRDRVILKELKHPPVPAHEEPALIKFQAIKEMSESPDDVVLDYAPLTNGNGGDANGDRRAMAVMLRKDVFHAIQAMCVAAGLKLAGVTPRPYAVAAGLVRAFAAGTAPAPEHKTDTVAALTLSPSGGEFTVVRNGEMILTLAIPSPVLANENMLVAQLRRNLTVYAGQHPGHPVQAVYLAEVGPGWTGRLASALGIPVHSYDPLADVLPKVPEHIRGRFAGAVGLLAGKAHDALPINFAAPRQPVTTRDPAKRRLVVAAVAAGVLLAGGAVFGFMMLNSAEARVGQLTQRRDELKEKTDKGKPDVSRATAIDSWSKREVVWLDELHDLAARMPADDNMRLTSVAATPYPVGKDGKQEAQSRVELKIAATDAKPVNNLVSATERDNTLTNKYYTNSPVSFLGTLPASAGKYTQGFGLVTKVNHREPDKYTNHPNFTPPKRSWGAFTPAPERAPDPPVELAPPPAEGKAPDAAP; this is encoded by the coding sequence GTGTCCAACTTTATCGCGATCGATCTGGAAGCGAGCGGGGTGTACGCCGTCGCCGGCACGGGCGGCGCGCGTGGGTCCGTCAAGCTGACCCACGCGACCGCGTGGACCGCGGACGACGGGGACCCGCCCCCGGCGCTCACGCTCGATACCGCCCGCGCGTTCGGCGAGGCCCTCCGCGCGAAGCTCCGCGCGGCCGGCGGCCCGCCCGCACCGGTCCTCGTCTCGATCGGCCGCGACCGGGTCATTCTCAAGGAACTGAAGCACCCGCCGGTGCCGGCGCACGAGGAGCCGGCCCTCATCAAGTTCCAGGCCATCAAGGAAATGTCCGAGTCGCCCGACGACGTGGTACTCGACTACGCGCCGCTGACCAACGGCAACGGCGGCGACGCGAACGGCGACCGCCGGGCGATGGCGGTAATGTTGCGGAAGGACGTGTTCCACGCGATCCAGGCGATGTGCGTCGCGGCCGGGCTGAAGCTCGCGGGCGTCACCCCCCGGCCCTACGCGGTGGCCGCCGGACTGGTCCGGGCGTTCGCCGCGGGCACGGCGCCGGCGCCGGAACACAAGACCGACACGGTCGCGGCCCTCACCCTCAGCCCGAGCGGGGGCGAGTTCACCGTCGTCCGCAACGGCGAGATGATTCTGACTTTGGCGATCCCCAGCCCCGTGCTGGCGAACGAGAACATGCTCGTCGCGCAGTTGCGCCGCAACCTCACGGTCTACGCCGGCCAGCACCCGGGCCACCCGGTCCAGGCGGTGTACCTCGCGGAAGTGGGGCCGGGCTGGACCGGCCGGTTGGCCTCGGCCCTGGGCATCCCGGTCCACTCCTACGACCCGCTCGCCGACGTACTGCCGAAGGTTCCCGAACACATCCGCGGGCGCTTTGCCGGGGCCGTGGGGCTGCTCGCGGGCAAGGCCCACGACGCGCTCCCGATCAACTTCGCCGCGCCCCGGCAGCCGGTGACCACGCGCGACCCCGCGAAGCGGCGGCTCGTGGTCGCCGCGGTCGCGGCCGGTGTGCTGCTCGCCGGCGGCGCCGTTTTCGGCTTCATGATGCTGAACTCGGCCGAGGCGCGAGTGGGTCAACTGACCCAGCGGCGGGACGAGCTGAAAGAGAAGACGGACAAGGGCAAGCCGGACGTGAGCCGCGCGACCGCGATCGACAGTTGGTCGAAGCGCGAAGTCGTGTGGCTCGACGAACTGCACGACCTCGCCGCCCGGATGCCCGCCGACGACAACATGCGCCTCACGAGTGTGGCCGCGACCCCGTACCCGGTGGGCAAGGACGGGAAGCAAGAGGCGCAGTCCCGGGTGGAGCTGAAGATCGCCGCGACCGACGCCAAACCGGTCAACAACTTGGTGTCCGCCACCGAGCGCGACAACACGCTCACGAACAAATATTACACGAACTCCCCCGTGAGCTTCCTCGGTACGCTCCCCGCGAGCGCGGGCAAGTACACGCAGGGGTTCGGGCTGGTGACGAAGGTCAACCACCGCGAACCGGACAAGTACACCAACCACCCGAACTTCACGCCGCCGAAGCGGAGCTGGGGGGCGTTCACCCCGGCCCCCGAGCGCGCGCCCGACCCGCCGGTCGAACTCGCGCCCCCGCCGGCCGAAGGTAAGGCGCCCGACGCCGCCCCGTGA
- a CDS encoding type II secretion system minor pseudopilin, whose translation MKLHLTSYPLGDKRESSRRGGYVIFAVLIVIVVLSLVAYRFTAAMSAEARASARANDDAQVKLAAVSGLHYAAAVLSDRTTFSEELDSNPFDNSTIFERIEVPAAGGSSRKSAYFDVRSVARLDGGTYEQRFGAIDEGGKININSMMALDPTGNLLYNALMQLPNMTADIADAIVDWVDADDVPRASGAESSEYQSLSNPYKAKNGPLNSLDELLFVRGVTPDLLYGGDRNRNGVFDDGESGTPDLGWSDFLTVYGRELNVDSTGTVRAYLNGELDTLLPQLTQLIGDELATYIVAYKMFTATKTDASGNLQTTTTTTTPVSMSSGSGSTVTAGTVTVTLTSTQPKQTPVTTATLAQLQDAVQTKGESNGWTGKNKVNSIFDLINTRITLPRAKDAKAEDLDVVAFSPLLDASKRNELLGSLMDKTTVTKDVEMIPRINVNTAPREVLLGIPGMTEGYVDTIINTRADQVPGDAATVSGAWLITTANIPSSTFQQMEKYVTGSAMVYRVQSIGYFEGGSGPVARMEAVIDTNQGAPRFLHIRDLTDLENPRGFDPSKTSQ comes from the coding sequence ATGAAGCTGCACCTGACCTCCTACCCATTAGGAGACAAGCGCGAGTCTTCGCGGCGCGGCGGGTACGTTATTTTCGCCGTGCTCATCGTCATCGTCGTCCTGTCGCTCGTCGCGTACCGGTTCACTGCGGCGATGTCGGCGGAAGCGCGGGCCAGCGCCCGGGCCAACGACGACGCGCAGGTCAAACTCGCGGCCGTTTCCGGGCTGCACTACGCCGCCGCGGTGCTCTCCGACCGTACCACGTTCAGTGAGGAACTCGACAGCAACCCGTTCGACAACTCGACCATTTTCGAGCGCATCGAAGTACCAGCAGCCGGCGGGAGCAGCCGCAAGAGCGCGTACTTCGACGTGCGCTCCGTGGCCCGCCTGGACGGGGGCACTTACGAGCAACGGTTCGGGGCGATCGACGAGGGCGGCAAGATCAACATCAACAGCATGATGGCGCTCGACCCCACCGGCAACTTGCTTTACAACGCGCTCATGCAGCTCCCCAACATGACCGCGGACATCGCCGACGCGATCGTGGACTGGGTGGACGCGGACGACGTCCCGCGGGCCAGCGGCGCTGAATCCTCGGAGTACCAGTCGCTCTCGAACCCGTACAAGGCGAAGAACGGCCCGCTCAACTCGCTCGACGAGTTGCTGTTCGTCCGGGGCGTGACACCGGACCTGCTCTACGGCGGCGACCGGAACCGCAACGGCGTGTTCGACGACGGCGAGAGCGGAACCCCGGACCTCGGCTGGTCCGACTTCCTGACTGTCTACGGGCGCGAACTGAACGTGGACTCGACCGGTACCGTGCGGGCGTACCTCAACGGCGAACTGGACACGCTGCTGCCGCAACTCACCCAGTTGATCGGGGACGAACTGGCGACGTACATCGTCGCGTACAAGATGTTCACCGCGACCAAAACGGACGCCAGCGGAAACCTCCAAACCACCACAACGACAACGACGCCAGTCTCAATGAGCAGCGGCTCGGGGAGTACCGTGACGGCTGGGACCGTGACGGTGACCCTCACCTCTACCCAGCCCAAGCAAACGCCCGTGACCACCGCAACACTCGCCCAACTCCAAGACGCGGTTCAGACCAAGGGCGAATCGAACGGTTGGACGGGCAAGAACAAGGTGAACTCGATCTTCGATCTGATTAACACGCGGATCACGCTCCCCCGCGCAAAGGACGCCAAGGCAGAAGATCTCGACGTGGTCGCGTTCTCGCCCCTGCTCGACGCCAGCAAGCGCAACGAGTTGCTCGGCTCGCTGATGGACAAGACCACGGTGACGAAGGACGTCGAAATGATCCCCCGGATCAACGTGAACACCGCGCCGCGCGAGGTGCTCCTGGGGATCCCGGGCATGACCGAGGGGTACGTGGACACGATCATCAACACGCGCGCCGATCAGGTACCGGGCGACGCCGCGACCGTCTCGGGCGCGTGGCTGATTACGACCGCGAACATTCCGTCGAGCACGTTCCAGCAAATGGAAAAGTACGTGACGGGCAGCGCGATGGTGTACCGCGTGCAGTCGATCGGGTACTTCGAGGGCGGCAGCGGACCGGTGGCCCGCATGGAGGCCGTCATCGACACGAACCAGGGCGCCCCGCGGTTCCTCCACATACGCGACCTGACGGACCTGGAGAACCCCCGCGGATTCGATCCGTCGAAAACGAGCCAATAA
- a CDS encoding prepilin-type N-terminal cleavage/methylation domain-containing protein, with protein MLRSRRARSTRRAGFTLLEILLATLIASLLLAALYLAMSVTLRQTQTSRDASEVEDLSRGIFNKMTVDLSGTLAPLPPRSGGNPLPAASTTATSSATTPSTGGTTTPTVTGTATGSGGSTTPATSTGSTTTPSTTTTPTTTTSTDSETDNPNAGAADFSFQGGVSGTEKQIVVFAGRVPEAFGRFGNPGDQIRADQRQIIYWLGPSGGLYRQERPWVTADGVRNSLDPDPEAADAVLVAEEVSDVSFEYTDGSAWTTEWDGTVPGPDGVTPLGPPRAIRVTLVLKIPTGKSNETVEKRLTQVIAVRAAPGTNTPTFIEPPIDGATDTTTSGTTGGTTTPSTGGTQPSTGSGTTGGNSSGGSGGTTTPSTGGTRPSTGTTTGGSMGGSTGGKSGGGK; from the coding sequence ATGCTCCGCTCTCGACGCGCCCGCTCCACCCGCCGGGCCGGGTTCACGCTCCTCGAAATCCTCCTCGCCACCCTGATCGCCAGTCTGCTGCTCGCCGCACTATACCTTGCGATGTCCGTGACGCTGCGGCAAACGCAGACCAGCCGCGACGCGAGCGAGGTCGAAGACCTGTCGCGCGGGATCTTCAACAAGATGACCGTGGACCTGAGCGGCACACTCGCGCCGCTCCCGCCGCGGTCCGGTGGGAACCCGCTCCCGGCCGCGAGCACCACGGCCACCTCGAGCGCAACCACGCCCAGCACCGGGGGCACAACCACACCAACCGTCACCGGCACTGCAACTGGTTCTGGCGGTTCTACCACTCCGGCAACGAGTACCGGCTCCACGACCACGCCGAGTACCACAACGACCCCGACAACGACGACTTCGACAGACAGTGAAACCGATAATCCCAATGCCGGGGCCGCGGACTTCTCGTTCCAGGGCGGCGTGTCGGGAACGGAGAAGCAGATCGTGGTCTTCGCGGGGCGCGTGCCGGAGGCGTTCGGGCGGTTCGGTAACCCCGGCGACCAGATCCGCGCCGACCAGCGCCAGATCATTTACTGGCTCGGTCCCAGTGGCGGGCTGTACCGGCAAGAGCGCCCGTGGGTGACCGCCGACGGGGTGCGCAACTCGCTCGACCCCGACCCCGAAGCGGCCGATGCGGTGCTCGTTGCGGAGGAAGTTTCGGACGTGTCCTTCGAGTACACCGACGGATCGGCCTGGACCACGGAGTGGGACGGCACGGTGCCCGGGCCGGACGGCGTGACCCCGCTCGGCCCGCCCCGCGCGATCCGCGTCACGCTCGTGCTCAAGATCCCCACCGGGAAGAGCAACGAGACCGTTGAGAAGCGTTTGACGCAGGTGATCGCGGTGCGGGCCGCGCCCGGCACGAACACCCCGACGTTCATCGAACCCCCGATCGACGGCGCGACCGACACGACAACGAGCGGAACCACGGGCGGTACGACGACACCGTCCACGGGCGGAACACAGCCGAGCACCGGCTCCGGCACGACCGGGGGAAACAGCTCCGGGGGCTCGGGCGGCACAACGACACCGTCCACGGGTGGAACGCGACCGAGCACAGGAACAACCACCGGAGGAAGCATGGGCGGCTCAACCGGCGGCAAGAGTGGAGGCGGGAAATGA
- a CDS encoding type IV pilus modification PilV family protein, producing MLLRTPPRHGLSLIEVILALTILIISLAAISQLVDLGTDQGNQARAATRGTRLAQGKMVEVEAGVVSLTSESSGDFEGDDAAWKFTVTPEPAGPPNLYTVTVRVSRDLKGLPYEIVLTQMIFDPTVMGSAAQAERPPAESTATDSTTGTTSGTTTGTGGTTP from the coding sequence ATGCTCCTCCGCACGCCCCCACGCCACGGGCTCTCGCTGATCGAAGTCATACTCGCGCTGACGATCCTGATTATTTCTCTCGCCGCCATCAGCCAGTTAGTCGACCTGGGTACCGACCAGGGGAACCAGGCCCGCGCCGCGACCCGCGGGACGCGATTGGCGCAGGGCAAGATGGTCGAGGTCGAGGCCGGGGTCGTGAGCCTCACCAGCGAATCGTCTGGCGATTTCGAGGGCGACGACGCGGCCTGGAAGTTCACGGTCACCCCGGAACCGGCCGGCCCCCCGAACCTGTACACCGTGACCGTCCGCGTCTCCCGCGATCTCAAGGGCCTGCCCTACGAAATCGTGCTGACGCAGATGATCTTCGACCCGACTGTGATGGGGTCCGCGGCGCAAGCCGAGCGCCCCCCGGCGGAATCCACGGCCACCGACTCGACGACCGGTACCACATCCGGCACCACGACCGGAACGGGAGGAACGACGCCGTGA
- a CDS encoding pilus assembly FimT family protein, with protein MLTRSTRRGFTLVEVLVVMAILLLLAAVVLPSIGAFRGDSRPRAAADVIRGELATARGRAMLESRPYRIAIGANGTRIRRAPDGPEFAETAAFEHADGGAAVVEYAFDYVTAELLSDPSAASDSGNGWTTIAVVLPNGTCLDDNIIVGVREDSGSPLRIQIRGLTGTSRVLPAGTEAR; from the coding sequence GTGCTCACCCGCTCCACCCGCCGCGGATTCACCCTGGTTGAAGTACTCGTCGTCATGGCGATCCTTCTGCTGTTGGCGGCCGTCGTGCTGCCCAGCATCGGTGCCTTCCGCGGTGACTCGCGGCCGCGGGCCGCGGCCGATGTGATTCGCGGGGAACTGGCCACGGCTCGCGGCCGGGCGATGCTCGAATCGCGCCCGTACCGGATCGCAATCGGGGCTAACGGAACACGCATCCGGCGCGCCCCGGACGGGCCGGAATTCGCCGAGACCGCCGCCTTTGAACACGCCGACGGGGGCGCGGCCGTCGTTGAGTATGCGTTCGACTACGTCACCGCGGAGCTCCTCTCGGACCCGTCCGCGGCGTCCGATTCCGGCAACGGGTGGACGACGATCGCTGTCGTACTGCCCAACGGCACCTGCCTGGATGACAACATTATCGTTGGAGTGCGAGAAGACAGCGGTTCACCGCTTCGCATCCAGATCCGCGGGCTGACGGGTACGTCCCGTGTGCTGCCCGCCGGTACGGAGGCTCGCTGA
- a CDS encoding prepilin-type N-terminal cleavage/methylation domain-containing protein, with protein sequence MMLATTRLSPATRRRSAFTLIEVLVVVAILVILATIAAVAVPKQIEEAKKGKAQLGCKSIETAIESYQLSTSNPGLTDEEKMPTSITDLYQPPWGAASFLKDGQSNTIDPWGKPYQFERRSRTDGTAYVFVFTHAPDAANTRISQYGVGPNSEPRN encoded by the coding sequence ATGATGCTCGCAACAACCCGCCTCTCTCCGGCAACCCGCCGGCGCTCCGCGTTCACCCTGATCGAAGTGCTGGTGGTGGTCGCGATTCTCGTGATTCTGGCGACCATCGCGGCGGTCGCCGTCCCGAAGCAGATCGAAGAAGCGAAGAAGGGTAAGGCCCAACTCGGGTGCAAGAGCATCGAAACGGCCATCGAGTCGTACCAGTTGAGCACCTCCAACCCGGGTCTCACCGACGAAGAGAAGATGCCGACGAGCATCACCGACCTGTACCAGCCGCCGTGGGGCGCAGCATCGTTCCTGAAAGACGGTCAGTCGAACACGATCGACCCGTGGGGCAAGCCGTACCAGTTCGAGCGGCGCTCGCGAACGGACGGGACGGCATACGTGTTCGTTTTCACGCACGCCCCGGACGCCGCAAACACGCGAATCAGCCAGTACGGGGTCGGGCCGAACTCCGAGCCCCGGAACTAG
- a CDS encoding type II secretion system F family protein, protein MPDFTFEALARTGTKSTGTLTASSEREAALILDGRGLFPLKIGRAKTQASSAGGLFGGRVSGRATATLFSQLADLLHSGVPLLRSLELLERQSTNRALQSVLRDIRARVADGTGLAQAMAFHPKVFNELAVSMVRAGQEGGFLEDVLKRIAAFVEHQEDLKAKVVGSLAYPVFLAFAGFGVVAVLMVFFVPKFESIFEKLKEKGEMPDITTLLLWISHTLQGYWWLMLGAVIALGIGFRTWSQTPNGRLIVDKLKIRLPLFGPVFMGLALSRFCRILGTMLHNGIPLLKSLHISKDSTGNKVLAAAVEQAAENVTAGQKLADPLRKSGHFPTDIVEMITIAEEANSLEKVLIDVADGLDKRTARNLELMVKLLEPIMLLFMAVVVGTIAVGLLMPVFKISNTLS, encoded by the coding sequence ATGCCCGACTTCACGTTTGAAGCACTCGCCCGCACCGGGACCAAGTCCACTGGGACGCTCACGGCCAGCAGCGAACGCGAAGCGGCCCTGATCCTCGACGGGCGCGGGCTATTTCCGCTGAAGATCGGGCGCGCCAAGACGCAAGCGTCCAGCGCCGGCGGACTGTTCGGCGGGCGCGTCAGCGGGCGCGCGACCGCCACACTGTTCTCGCAACTCGCGGACCTGCTCCACTCCGGCGTACCGCTGCTGCGGTCGCTCGAACTGCTCGAGCGCCAGAGCACCAACCGCGCGCTCCAGTCGGTGCTGCGCGACATCCGCGCCCGCGTCGCCGACGGTACCGGGTTGGCCCAGGCGATGGCGTTCCACCCCAAAGTGTTTAACGAACTCGCCGTCAGCATGGTCCGCGCCGGTCAGGAGGGCGGGTTCCTTGAAGACGTGCTCAAGCGCATCGCCGCGTTCGTCGAGCACCAAGAGGACTTGAAGGCAAAGGTCGTCGGCTCGCTCGCGTACCCAGTGTTCCTGGCTTTTGCCGGCTTCGGCGTGGTCGCCGTGCTGATGGTGTTCTTCGTTCCCAAGTTCGAGTCGATTTTCGAGAAGCTGAAGGAAAAGGGCGAGATGCCCGACATCACCACCCTGCTGCTCTGGATTAGCCACACGCTTCAGGGCTACTGGTGGCTGATGTTGGGTGCGGTGATCGCACTGGGAATCGGGTTCCGCACGTGGTCGCAGACCCCGAACGGGCGGCTGATTGTGGACAAGCTCAAAATTCGGCTGCCGCTGTTCGGGCCGGTGTTCATGGGTCTGGCGCTATCGCGGTTCTGCCGCATCCTGGGGACGATGCTCCACAACGGCATCCCACTCCTCAAGTCGCTGCACATCTCCAAGGACTCGACCGGCAACAAGGTGCTGGCCGCGGCCGTCGAGCAAGCGGCGGAGAACGTGACCGCCGGGCAAAAGTTGGCCGACCCGCTCCGCAAGAGCGGCCACTTCCCGACCGACATCGTGGAAATGATTACCATCGCGGAAGAGGCGAACAGCCTGGAAAAGGTGCTGATCGACGTCGCCGACGGGCTGGACAAGCGGACCGCCCGCAACCTCGAACTCATGGTCAAACTGCTGGAGCCGATCATGCTGCTGTTCATGGCGGTGGTGGTCGGCACCATCGCGGTCGGCTTACTGATGCCCGTATTCAAGATCAGTAATACGCTCAGTTGA
- a CDS encoding GspE/PulE family protein, with amino-acid sequence MQLIQTLTARGLLNETDRARAAETIKANPDIPPHQILIDKGFVREDAILPVLAEEFGLELIDLSHAKIAPDVLSAMPQKLVHRKNLLPVARHNGTLVVATGDPFDVYALDELQTLTGLHVMPVLAPAREITRLIKQHFGVGGDTVAALAEEAKNEDVELLEALETDDSEMAKAAQEASVVKLVNQILVEAANERASDIHVETEEKGIRIRYRIDGLLQLQNLPPEINRFALAIVSRIKIMARLNIAEKRLPQDGRIKMKVQGREIDVRVSIIPMIHGEGIVMRLLDKGRMAFSLKSCGMLPDIYGTFKQLIDRPHGIVLVTGPTGSGKSTTLYSALNEIKDEVTKIITVEDPVEYNQDGISQIQTHAKIGLTFGHALRSILRHDPDVILVGEIRDKETAEMAIQASLTGHMVFSTLHTNDAPSAFTRMIDMGVEPFLVSSTVEGVMAQRLVRTICPDCKTEYVPDPDSVPLDFPGRTGSVKPAPDIAIQQGVVEMMAAGAANDGKLWKGTGCRACRQGGYRGRTGIHELLINNEVMKDLVVQRVNAGVIRLEALKAGMITLRQDGWRKVLNGSTTIDEVNRTTAGDIS; translated from the coding sequence ATGCAACTGATCCAAACGCTCACCGCCCGCGGACTGCTCAACGAAACCGACCGCGCCCGCGCCGCGGAGACCATCAAGGCCAACCCCGACATCCCCCCGCACCAGATCCTCATCGACAAAGGGTTCGTCCGCGAGGACGCGATCCTGCCGGTCCTGGCCGAAGAGTTCGGCCTCGAACTCATCGACCTGTCGCACGCGAAGATCGCCCCGGACGTGCTCTCCGCGATGCCGCAGAAGCTGGTTCACCGCAAGAACCTGCTGCCGGTCGCCCGGCACAACGGCACGCTCGTCGTCGCGACCGGCGACCCGTTCGACGTGTACGCGCTCGACGAACTCCAGACGCTCACCGGCCTGCACGTGATGCCGGTTCTCGCCCCGGCGCGCGAAATCACCCGGCTCATCAAGCAACACTTCGGCGTCGGCGGTGACACCGTCGCGGCGCTGGCGGAAGAGGCCAAGAACGAAGACGTTGAACTGCTCGAGGCCCTGGAAACCGACGACAGCGAGATGGCGAAGGCGGCGCAAGAGGCGTCCGTCGTCAAGCTCGTGAACCAGATCCTCGTCGAAGCGGCCAACGAGCGCGCGTCCGACATTCACGTCGAGACCGAAGAAAAGGGCATCCGCATCCGGTACCGGATCGACGGCCTGCTCCAGCTCCAGAACCTGCCCCCGGAGATCAACCGGTTCGCACTGGCGATCGTCAGCCGCATCAAGATCATGGCCCGCCTCAACATCGCCGAGAAGCGCCTCCCGCAGGACGGGCGCATCAAGATGAAGGTGCAGGGGCGCGAGATCGACGTCCGCGTGTCGATCATCCCGATGATCCACGGCGAGGGCATCGTCATGCGTCTGCTCGACAAGGGCCGCATGGCGTTCAGCCTCAAATCGTGCGGCATGTTGCCGGACATCTACGGCACGTTCAAGCAACTCATCGACCGGCCCCACGGCATTGTTCTCGTCACCGGCCCGACCGGTTCGGGTAAGTCCACCACGCTCTATTCGGCGCTCAACGAGATCAAGGACGAAGTCACCAAGATCATCACGGTGGAAGACCCGGTCGAGTACAACCAGGACGGGATCTCGCAGATCCAGACGCACGCGAAGATCGGCCTCACGTTCGGCCACGCCCTGCGGTCGATCCTGCGTCACGACCCGGACGTGATCCTCGTCGGCGAAATCCGCGACAAAGAAACCGCGGAAATGGCGATCCAGGCGTCGCTCACCGGGCACATGGTGTTCAGCACGCTGCACACCAACGACGCCCCCAGCGCCTTCACGCGAATGATCGACATGGGCGTCGAGCCGTTCCTCGTCTCGAGCACGGTCGAGGGCGTCATGGCCCAGCGCCTCGTGCGCACGATCTGCCCCGACTGCAAGACCGAGTACGTCCCCGACCCGGACTCGGTGCCGCTCGACTTCCCGGGGCGCACGGGGTCCGTGAAACCCGCCCCGGACATCGCGATCCAGCAGGGCGTGGTGGAGATGATGGCCGCCGGCGCCGCGAACGACGGCAAATTGTGGAAGGGGACGGGGTGCCGGGCGTGTCGCCAGGGCGGGTACCGCGGGCGGACCGGGATTCACGAGCTGCTCATCAACAATGAGGTAATGAAGGACCTGGTCGTCCAGCGCGTGAACGCCGGCGTGATCCGCCTGGAAGCACTCAAGGCCGGCATGATTACGCTCCGTCAGGACGGCTGGCGCAAGGTGCTCAACGGCAGCACCACCATCGACGAAGTGAACCGCACGACCGCCGGCGACATTAGCTAA
- a CDS encoding Uma2 family endonuclease, protein MEMILAIGRRKVVVPAWVADFESFRHWSHSAEFPEEGRICLINGKVWMDLSMEEFSSHNVVRTELGRVLANLMKETKFGRFVSEGMRFGHLGTQLSTEPDGMIVSHETLRDGRVELVGGDTGTQTELVGSLEVVIEIVSESSEVKDTEWTMTAYFDADVQEYWVVDARDEDDIRFDIYKRGKKEYLAVRKAGGWTKSAALGKSFRLTQSEGADGNPDFTLEVR, encoded by the coding sequence ATGGAAATGATACTCGCGATTGGGAGGCGGAAGGTGGTGGTGCCCGCGTGGGTGGCGGACTTTGAATCCTTTCGGCACTGGTCGCACTCGGCCGAATTTCCCGAAGAGGGGCGGATCTGCCTTATCAACGGAAAAGTGTGGATGGACCTGAGCATGGAGGAGTTCTCAAGTCACAACGTCGTCCGCACGGAACTCGGTCGTGTGCTGGCGAATCTGATGAAGGAAACGAAATTCGGGCGGTTCGTGTCGGAAGGGATGCGATTCGGACACTTGGGGACGCAGTTGTCTACCGAACCGGACGGGATGATCGTTTCGCACGAGACACTGCGCGACGGGCGCGTGGAATTGGTCGGTGGGGACACGGGGACGCAGACCGAACTGGTCGGTTCGCTGGAAGTCGTCATTGAGATCGTCAGCGAGAGTTCGGAAGTCAAAGACACGGAATGGACGATGACCGCGTACTTTGACGCTGACGTACAAGAGTATTGGGTCGTTGACGCGCGCGACGAGGACGATATCCGGTTCGATATTTACAAGCGCGGGAAGAAGGAATACCTCGCCGTGCGCAAGGCCGGTGGGTGGACGAAATCGGCCGCATTGGGCAAATCGTTTCGACTCACTCAATCCGAGGGCGCGGACGGCAATCCCGATTTCACACTCGAAGTGCGCTGA